The following proteins are co-located in the Pyrobaculum calidifontis JCM 11548 genome:
- the hisG gene encoding ATP phosphoribosyltransferase has protein sequence MLLAIPSKGRLLDPTLKLLEAIGMRLLASDERALVVPTSWRDVNVIRARPEDIPYIVESGKVWAGVTGHDYVVESGASVVEALELGFGRGRLVVAVPKSSGIKTVDELPPGTRVATKFVNIAYNYFAELGKRVRVVRVTGSVEILPQLGIADAILDVMATGTTLEVHGLVPIATVLETSARLIVHPSYVNHELTKKLTTFIQGYYAAQGKKMIFLNVPASRLEKVLAVLPAMEAPSVTPLAKGDVYEVFSVVPEDELPDIVIRLKEAGAKDIVVTPIEKLIS, from the coding sequence ATGCTCTTGGCAATACCCTCTAAGGGCCGCCTCCTAGACCCCACGCTGAAGCTCCTAGAGGCCATCGGCATGAGGCTCTTGGCGTCTGACGAGAGAGCCCTAGTGGTGCCCACGAGCTGGCGCGATGTAAATGTGATAAGGGCGAGGCCTGAGGACATCCCGTACATAGTGGAGTCGGGCAAGGTGTGGGCCGGGGTAACCGGCCACGACTACGTGGTGGAGTCCGGCGCCAGCGTCGTCGAGGCGCTGGAGCTGGGGTTTGGGAGGGGGAGGCTGGTGGTGGCGGTGCCCAAGTCCTCTGGGATAAAGACCGTGGACGAGCTGCCGCCGGGAACCCGCGTCGCCACCAAGTTCGTGAACATAGCCTACAACTACTTCGCCGAGTTGGGCAAGCGGGTTAGAGTGGTGAGAGTCACGGGCTCTGTGGAGATCCTCCCCCAGCTGGGCATTGCAGACGCCATACTCGACGTAATGGCCACGGGCACCACTCTCGAGGTCCACGGCCTCGTGCCCATAGCCACGGTGCTTGAAACCTCGGCGAGGCTAATAGTGCACCCAAGCTACGTCAACCACGAGCTCACAAAGAAGTTGACCACCTTCATCCAGGGGTACTACGCGGCGCAGGGGAAGAAGATGATATTCCTAAACGTACCAGCCTCGAGGCTGGAGAAGGTGCTGGCCGTGTTGCCGGCCATGGAGGCCCCCAGCGTGACGCCGCTGGCAAAGGGAGACGTGTACGAAGTCTTCAGCGTAGTCCCCGAAGACGAGCTACCCGACATAGTCATACGCCTAAAGGAGGCCGGGGCAAAGGACATAGTCGTCACGCCAATAGAGAAGCTGATCTCGTAG
- the hisE gene encoding phosphoribosyl-ATP diphosphatase, producing the protein MSCHVLERLEEVIRQRIREGNPQSYTYRLYSSGLHNVARKVGEEAVETAVAALAEGEERLVQEAADLLYHLLVLLAAKGLALADVCKELERRMK; encoded by the coding sequence ATGAGCTGCCACGTGTTAGAAAGGCTGGAGGAGGTCATTAGGCAGAGGATTAGGGAGGGCAACCCCCAGAGCTACACCTACCGCCTGTACAGCTCCGGCCTCCACAACGTGGCTAGGAAAGTGGGCGAGGAGGCCGTGGAAACGGCGGTAGCCGCCTTGGCGGAGGGGGAGGAGAGGCTTGTGCAAGAGGCGGCGGACCTTCTCTACCACCTCCTCGTCCTACTAGCCGCCAAGGGACTCGCGCTCGCGGACGTGTGTAAAGAGCTTGAGAGGAGGATGAAGTAG